A stretch of the Epinephelus fuscoguttatus linkage group LG2, E.fuscoguttatus.final_Chr_v1 genome encodes the following:
- the rufy2 gene encoding RUN and FYVE domain-containing protein 2 isoform X3, with protein MYSPQSLHRWGITHSESMERLAYNQALRDPMAMERANLLNMAKLSIKGLIESALSFGRTLDSDYPPLQQFFVVMEHCLKHGLRVKKSFLGFNKSLWGPLELVEKLCPEAAEISASVRDLPGLKTPLGRARAWLRLALMQKRLADYLRLLITRKDLLSDFYENSALMLEEEGAVIVGLLVGLNVIDANLCVKGEDLDSQVGVIDFSMYLKNDIDDYRSEERNSQIASILDQKNYVEELNRQLNSTVHGLQGRVDSLEKSNSKLIEELAIAKNNIIKLQEENQQLRSENSLILLKAQQHLEVTQGDATVERDTYKQSRQGLDEMYNEAQRQLKEECQLRQDVENELVVQVSMKQEMELAMKLLEKDIHEKQDTLIGLRHQLDEVKAINVEMYQKMQSSDEEMKKKNDVITRLEEKTNQITATMKQLEQRLQEAERHRTSAEEGTRRFKLDFANKADSLQRQIEHRERQLQQLEMDLKIEREWRQTLQNDLDRERDTVSQLSTEALQINGLKKEFHRLQDENIQLKTICEDQEQALEELGSKLSESKLKIEDIKEANKALQGGQVWLKDKEASHCKLCEKEFSISRRKHHCRNCGEIFCNSCSDNELPLPASPKPVRVCDTCHALLLQRCSSNPT; from the exons ATGTACTCCCCTCAGAGTCTCCACCGCTGGGGCATCACACACAGTGAGAGCATGGAGCGGTTAGCCTACAACCAAG CCCTTCGAGACCCCATGGCCATGGAGCGAGCCAATCTGCTGAACATGGCCAAGCTGAGTATTAAAGGGCTAATCGAGTCGGCGCTGAGCTTTGGACGAACTCTGGACTCAGACTACCCTCCTCTCCAGCAGTTCTTTGTCGTCATGGAGCACTGCCTCAAACATGGCCTCAGAG TGAAGAAGTCCTTCCTGGGGTTTAACAAGTCTCTGTGGGGTCCTCTGGAGCTGGTGGAGAAGCTGTgtcctgaagcagcagagatCTCCGCCTCTGTACGAGACCTGCCTGGACTTAA GACTCCATTAGGCAGGGCCAGGGCTTGGTTGCGTCTGGCTCTCATGCAGAAACGGCTGGCTGACTACCTACGACTCCTCATCACCAGAAAagacctgctcag TGATTTCTATGAGAATTCAGCGCTGAtgttggaggaggagggagcagtGATAGTGGGCCTGCTGGTGGGCCTGAACGTCATTGATGCtaacctgtgtgtcaaaggcgAGGACCTGGATTCTCAG GTTGGGGTGATTGACTTCTCCATGTACTTGAAGAACGACATTGATGACTACAGGAGTGAAGAGAG gaATAGCCAGATAGCATCCATCTTGGATCAGAAGAACTACGTCGAGGAACTTAACCGACAACTCAA cTCCACAGTTCATGGTCTTCAGGGCAGAGTGGACTCACTAGAGAAGTCCAACTCTAAACTCATAGAGGAG TTAGCCATAGCCAAGAACAACATCATCAAACTCCAGGAAGAGAACCAGCAGCTGAGGAGTGAAAACAGTCTCATTCTGCTGAAGGCACAACAACATTTAGAG GTAACCCAAGGTGATGCGACAGTGGAGAGAGATACGTACAAACAATCACGTCAGGGGTTGGATGAGATGTACAACGAGGCTCAAAGGCAACTAAAGGAGGAGTGTCAGCTCAGACAG GATGTAGAGAATGAGCTGGTCGTCCAGGTGTCgatgaaacaggaaatggagCTGGCCATGAAACTTCTGGAGAAAGACATTCATGAAAAGCAG GACACACTCATCGGACTGAGACATCAACTTGATGAAGTCAAAGCCATCAACGTAGAAATGTACCAGAAGATGCAG TCTTCTGATgaggagatgaagaagaagaacgaCGTGATCACTCGTCTGGAGGAGaagaccaatcagatcactgccACCATGAAGCAGCTGGAACAAAG ATTacaggaggcagagaggcaCCGCACCTCGGCCGAGGAGGGAACCAGACGCTTCAAGTTGGACTTTGCCAACAAGGCCGACAGCCTGCAGCGGCAGATCGAACACAGAGAAAGGCAACT CCAGCAGCTGGAGATGGACCTGAAGATAGAGAGGGAATGGAGGCAGACGCTACAGAATGATctagacagagagagggataCTGTGTCTCAGCTCAGCACAGAGGCGCTGCAGATCAACGGACTTAAGAAG GAGTTCCATCGTCTCCAGGATGAAAACATTCAGCTGAAGACCATCTGTGAGGACCAAGAACAGGCTCTCGAGGAACTGGGCTCCAAACTGAGCGA ATCCAAACTAAAGATTGAAGACATCAAAGAAGCCAACAAAGCTCTTCAG GGGGGTCAGGTTTGGCTGAAGGACAAGGAAGCCAGCCACTGCAAGCTGTGTGAGAAGGAGTTCTCCATCTCAAGACGAAAG CACCACTGTAGGAACTGTGGCGAGATTTTCTGTAACAGCTGCTCTGACAATGAGCTCCCTCTGCCCGCCTCACCAAAACCAGTCCGAgtctgtgacacctgccatgcCCTGCTCCTCCAGCGATGCTCCTCCAATCCAACGTGA
- the rufy2 gene encoding RUN and FYVE domain-containing protein 2 isoform X2, translating into MASPAEHDLALSEADSSKEKAQVFGILRLQEEKSGDRANSSSTVRGGGGGGGGGDGRWQAPIFALARKASETISGSIHVLPKVSEHRTSLPGDWTVQALRDPMAMERANLLNMAKLSIKGLIESALSFGRTLDSDYPPLQQFFVVMEHCLKHGLRVKKSFLGFNKSLWGPLELVEKLCPEAAEISASVRDLPGLKTPLGRARAWLRLALMQKRLADYLRLLITRKDLLSDFYENSALMLEEEGAVIVGLLVGLNVIDANLCVKGEDLDSQVGVIDFSMYLKNDIDDYRSEERNSQIASILDQKNYVEELNRQLNSTVHGLQGRVDSLEKSNSKLIEELAIAKNNIIKLQEENQQLRSENSLILLKAQQHLEVTQGDATVERDTYKQSRQGLDEMYNEAQRQLKEECQLRQDVENELVVQVSMKQEMELAMKLLEKDIHEKQDTLIGLRHQLDEVKAINVEMYQKMQSSDEEMKKKNDVITRLEEKTNQITATMKQLEQRLQEAERHRTSAEEGTRRFKLDFANKADSLQRQIEHRERQLQQLEMDLKIEREWRQTLQNDLDRERDTVSQLSTEALQINGLKKFHRLQDENIQLKTICEDQEQALEELGSKLSESKLKIEDIKEANKALQGGQVWLKDKEASHCKLCEKEFSISRRKHHCRNCGEIFCNSCSDNELPLPASPKPVRVCDTCHALLLQRCSSNPT; encoded by the exons ATGGCATCGCCCGCTGAGCACGACCTGGCGCTGTCTGAGGCGGACAGCAGCAAAGAGAAAGCTCAggtgtttggcattttgaggCTGCAGGAGGAGAAATCTGGGGATAGAGCTAACAGCAGTagcacagtgagaggaggaggtggaggaggaggaggaggagacgggCGATGGCAGGCTCCTATCTTCGCTTTGGCCAGGAAAGCATCCGAGACCATTTCAGGGAGCATTCACGTCCTGCCCAAAGTGTCGGAGCACAGGACGTCTCTGCCTGGGGACTGGACCGTCCAAG CCCTTCGAGACCCCATGGCCATGGAGCGAGCCAATCTGCTGAACATGGCCAAGCTGAGTATTAAAGGGCTAATCGAGTCGGCGCTGAGCTTTGGACGAACTCTGGACTCAGACTACCCTCCTCTCCAGCAGTTCTTTGTCGTCATGGAGCACTGCCTCAAACATGGCCTCAGAG TGAAGAAGTCCTTCCTGGGGTTTAACAAGTCTCTGTGGGGTCCTCTGGAGCTGGTGGAGAAGCTGTgtcctgaagcagcagagatCTCCGCCTCTGTACGAGACCTGCCTGGACTTAA GACTCCATTAGGCAGGGCCAGGGCTTGGTTGCGTCTGGCTCTCATGCAGAAACGGCTGGCTGACTACCTACGACTCCTCATCACCAGAAAagacctgctcag TGATTTCTATGAGAATTCAGCGCTGAtgttggaggaggagggagcagtGATAGTGGGCCTGCTGGTGGGCCTGAACGTCATTGATGCtaacctgtgtgtcaaaggcgAGGACCTGGATTCTCAG GTTGGGGTGATTGACTTCTCCATGTACTTGAAGAACGACATTGATGACTACAGGAGTGAAGAGAG gaATAGCCAGATAGCATCCATCTTGGATCAGAAGAACTACGTCGAGGAACTTAACCGACAACTCAA cTCCACAGTTCATGGTCTTCAGGGCAGAGTGGACTCACTAGAGAAGTCCAACTCTAAACTCATAGAGGAG TTAGCCATAGCCAAGAACAACATCATCAAACTCCAGGAAGAGAACCAGCAGCTGAGGAGTGAAAACAGTCTCATTCTGCTGAAGGCACAACAACATTTAGAG GTAACCCAAGGTGATGCGACAGTGGAGAGAGATACGTACAAACAATCACGTCAGGGGTTGGATGAGATGTACAACGAGGCTCAAAGGCAACTAAAGGAGGAGTGTCAGCTCAGACAG GATGTAGAGAATGAGCTGGTCGTCCAGGTGTCgatgaaacaggaaatggagCTGGCCATGAAACTTCTGGAGAAAGACATTCATGAAAAGCAG GACACACTCATCGGACTGAGACATCAACTTGATGAAGTCAAAGCCATCAACGTAGAAATGTACCAGAAGATGCAG TCTTCTGATgaggagatgaagaagaagaacgaCGTGATCACTCGTCTGGAGGAGaagaccaatcagatcactgccACCATGAAGCAGCTGGAACAAAG ATTacaggaggcagagaggcaCCGCACCTCGGCCGAGGAGGGAACCAGACGCTTCAAGTTGGACTTTGCCAACAAGGCCGACAGCCTGCAGCGGCAGATCGAACACAGAGAAAGGCAACT CCAGCAGCTGGAGATGGACCTGAAGATAGAGAGGGAATGGAGGCAGACGCTACAGAATGATctagacagagagagggataCTGTGTCTCAGCTCAGCACAGAGGCGCTGCAGATCAACGGACTTAAGAAG TTCCATCGTCTCCAGGATGAAAACATTCAGCTGAAGACCATCTGTGAGGACCAAGAACAGGCTCTCGAGGAACTGGGCTCCAAACTGAGCGA ATCCAAACTAAAGATTGAAGACATCAAAGAAGCCAACAAAGCTCTTCAG GGGGGTCAGGTTTGGCTGAAGGACAAGGAAGCCAGCCACTGCAAGCTGTGTGAGAAGGAGTTCTCCATCTCAAGACGAAAG CACCACTGTAGGAACTGTGGCGAGATTTTCTGTAACAGCTGCTCTGACAATGAGCTCCCTCTGCCCGCCTCACCAAAACCAGTCCGAgtctgtgacacctgccatgcCCTGCTCCTCCAGCGATGCTCCTCCAATCCAACGTGA
- the rufy2 gene encoding RUN and FYVE domain-containing protein 2 isoform X1 encodes MASPAEHDLALSEADSSKEKAQVFGILRLQEEKSGDRANSSSTVRGGGGGGGGGDGRWQAPIFALARKASETISGSIHVLPKVSEHRTSLPGDWTVQALRDPMAMERANLLNMAKLSIKGLIESALSFGRTLDSDYPPLQQFFVVMEHCLKHGLRVKKSFLGFNKSLWGPLELVEKLCPEAAEISASVRDLPGLKTPLGRARAWLRLALMQKRLADYLRLLITRKDLLSDFYENSALMLEEEGAVIVGLLVGLNVIDANLCVKGEDLDSQVGVIDFSMYLKNDIDDYRSEERNSQIASILDQKNYVEELNRQLNSTVHGLQGRVDSLEKSNSKLIEELAIAKNNIIKLQEENQQLRSENSLILLKAQQHLEVTQGDATVERDTYKQSRQGLDEMYNEAQRQLKEECQLRQDVENELVVQVSMKQEMELAMKLLEKDIHEKQDTLIGLRHQLDEVKAINVEMYQKMQSSDEEMKKKNDVITRLEEKTNQITATMKQLEQRLQEAERHRTSAEEGTRRFKLDFANKADSLQRQIEHRERQLQQLEMDLKIEREWRQTLQNDLDRERDTVSQLSTEALQINGLKKEFHRLQDENIQLKTICEDQEQALEELGSKLSESKLKIEDIKEANKALQGGQVWLKDKEASHCKLCEKEFSISRRKHHCRNCGEIFCNSCSDNELPLPASPKPVRVCDTCHALLLQRCSSNPT; translated from the exons ATGGCATCGCCCGCTGAGCACGACCTGGCGCTGTCTGAGGCGGACAGCAGCAAAGAGAAAGCTCAggtgtttggcattttgaggCTGCAGGAGGAGAAATCTGGGGATAGAGCTAACAGCAGTagcacagtgagaggaggaggtggaggaggaggaggaggagacgggCGATGGCAGGCTCCTATCTTCGCTTTGGCCAGGAAAGCATCCGAGACCATTTCAGGGAGCATTCACGTCCTGCCCAAAGTGTCGGAGCACAGGACGTCTCTGCCTGGGGACTGGACCGTCCAAG CCCTTCGAGACCCCATGGCCATGGAGCGAGCCAATCTGCTGAACATGGCCAAGCTGAGTATTAAAGGGCTAATCGAGTCGGCGCTGAGCTTTGGACGAACTCTGGACTCAGACTACCCTCCTCTCCAGCAGTTCTTTGTCGTCATGGAGCACTGCCTCAAACATGGCCTCAGAG TGAAGAAGTCCTTCCTGGGGTTTAACAAGTCTCTGTGGGGTCCTCTGGAGCTGGTGGAGAAGCTGTgtcctgaagcagcagagatCTCCGCCTCTGTACGAGACCTGCCTGGACTTAA GACTCCATTAGGCAGGGCCAGGGCTTGGTTGCGTCTGGCTCTCATGCAGAAACGGCTGGCTGACTACCTACGACTCCTCATCACCAGAAAagacctgctcag TGATTTCTATGAGAATTCAGCGCTGAtgttggaggaggagggagcagtGATAGTGGGCCTGCTGGTGGGCCTGAACGTCATTGATGCtaacctgtgtgtcaaaggcgAGGACCTGGATTCTCAG GTTGGGGTGATTGACTTCTCCATGTACTTGAAGAACGACATTGATGACTACAGGAGTGAAGAGAG gaATAGCCAGATAGCATCCATCTTGGATCAGAAGAACTACGTCGAGGAACTTAACCGACAACTCAA cTCCACAGTTCATGGTCTTCAGGGCAGAGTGGACTCACTAGAGAAGTCCAACTCTAAACTCATAGAGGAG TTAGCCATAGCCAAGAACAACATCATCAAACTCCAGGAAGAGAACCAGCAGCTGAGGAGTGAAAACAGTCTCATTCTGCTGAAGGCACAACAACATTTAGAG GTAACCCAAGGTGATGCGACAGTGGAGAGAGATACGTACAAACAATCACGTCAGGGGTTGGATGAGATGTACAACGAGGCTCAAAGGCAACTAAAGGAGGAGTGTCAGCTCAGACAG GATGTAGAGAATGAGCTGGTCGTCCAGGTGTCgatgaaacaggaaatggagCTGGCCATGAAACTTCTGGAGAAAGACATTCATGAAAAGCAG GACACACTCATCGGACTGAGACATCAACTTGATGAAGTCAAAGCCATCAACGTAGAAATGTACCAGAAGATGCAG TCTTCTGATgaggagatgaagaagaagaacgaCGTGATCACTCGTCTGGAGGAGaagaccaatcagatcactgccACCATGAAGCAGCTGGAACAAAG ATTacaggaggcagagaggcaCCGCACCTCGGCCGAGGAGGGAACCAGACGCTTCAAGTTGGACTTTGCCAACAAGGCCGACAGCCTGCAGCGGCAGATCGAACACAGAGAAAGGCAACT CCAGCAGCTGGAGATGGACCTGAAGATAGAGAGGGAATGGAGGCAGACGCTACAGAATGATctagacagagagagggataCTGTGTCTCAGCTCAGCACAGAGGCGCTGCAGATCAACGGACTTAAGAAG GAGTTCCATCGTCTCCAGGATGAAAACATTCAGCTGAAGACCATCTGTGAGGACCAAGAACAGGCTCTCGAGGAACTGGGCTCCAAACTGAGCGA ATCCAAACTAAAGATTGAAGACATCAAAGAAGCCAACAAAGCTCTTCAG GGGGGTCAGGTTTGGCTGAAGGACAAGGAAGCCAGCCACTGCAAGCTGTGTGAGAAGGAGTTCTCCATCTCAAGACGAAAG CACCACTGTAGGAACTGTGGCGAGATTTTCTGTAACAGCTGCTCTGACAATGAGCTCCCTCTGCCCGCCTCACCAAAACCAGTCCGAgtctgtgacacctgccatgcCCTGCTCCTCCAGCGATGCTCCTCCAATCCAACGTGA
- the rufy2 gene encoding RUN and FYVE domain-containing protein 2 isoform X4: MASPAEHDLALSEADSSKEKAQVFGILRLQEEKSGDRANSSSTVRGGGGGGGGGDGRWQAPIFALARKASETISGSIHVLPKVSEHRTSLPGDWTVQALRDPMAMERANLLNMAKLSIKGLIESALSFGRTLDSDYPPLQQFFVVMEHCLKHGLRVKKSFLGFNKSLWGPLELVEKLCPEAAEISASVRDLPGLKTPLGRARAWLRLALMQKRLADYLRLLITRKDLLSDFYENSALMLEEEGAVIVGLLVGLNVIDANLCVKGEDLDSQVGVIDFSMYLKNDIDDYRSEERNSQIASILDQKNYVEELNRQLNSTVHGLQGRVDSLEKSNSKLIEELAIAKNNIIKLQEENQQLRSENSLILLKAQQHLEVTQGDATVERDTYKQSRQGLDEMYNEAQRQLKEECQLRQDVENELVVQVSMKQEMELAMKLLEKDIHEKQDTLIGLRHQLDEVKAINVEMYQKMQSSDEEMKKKNDVITRLEEKTNQITATMKQLEQSDKDLLSQTRTLAMSFVKCASTDTEHQYKLVKDISF, encoded by the exons ATGGCATCGCCCGCTGAGCACGACCTGGCGCTGTCTGAGGCGGACAGCAGCAAAGAGAAAGCTCAggtgtttggcattttgaggCTGCAGGAGGAGAAATCTGGGGATAGAGCTAACAGCAGTagcacagtgagaggaggaggtggaggaggaggaggaggagacgggCGATGGCAGGCTCCTATCTTCGCTTTGGCCAGGAAAGCATCCGAGACCATTTCAGGGAGCATTCACGTCCTGCCCAAAGTGTCGGAGCACAGGACGTCTCTGCCTGGGGACTGGACCGTCCAAG CCCTTCGAGACCCCATGGCCATGGAGCGAGCCAATCTGCTGAACATGGCCAAGCTGAGTATTAAAGGGCTAATCGAGTCGGCGCTGAGCTTTGGACGAACTCTGGACTCAGACTACCCTCCTCTCCAGCAGTTCTTTGTCGTCATGGAGCACTGCCTCAAACATGGCCTCAGAG TGAAGAAGTCCTTCCTGGGGTTTAACAAGTCTCTGTGGGGTCCTCTGGAGCTGGTGGAGAAGCTGTgtcctgaagcagcagagatCTCCGCCTCTGTACGAGACCTGCCTGGACTTAA GACTCCATTAGGCAGGGCCAGGGCTTGGTTGCGTCTGGCTCTCATGCAGAAACGGCTGGCTGACTACCTACGACTCCTCATCACCAGAAAagacctgctcag TGATTTCTATGAGAATTCAGCGCTGAtgttggaggaggagggagcagtGATAGTGGGCCTGCTGGTGGGCCTGAACGTCATTGATGCtaacctgtgtgtcaaaggcgAGGACCTGGATTCTCAG GTTGGGGTGATTGACTTCTCCATGTACTTGAAGAACGACATTGATGACTACAGGAGTGAAGAGAG gaATAGCCAGATAGCATCCATCTTGGATCAGAAGAACTACGTCGAGGAACTTAACCGACAACTCAA cTCCACAGTTCATGGTCTTCAGGGCAGAGTGGACTCACTAGAGAAGTCCAACTCTAAACTCATAGAGGAG TTAGCCATAGCCAAGAACAACATCATCAAACTCCAGGAAGAGAACCAGCAGCTGAGGAGTGAAAACAGTCTCATTCTGCTGAAGGCACAACAACATTTAGAG GTAACCCAAGGTGATGCGACAGTGGAGAGAGATACGTACAAACAATCACGTCAGGGGTTGGATGAGATGTACAACGAGGCTCAAAGGCAACTAAAGGAGGAGTGTCAGCTCAGACAG GATGTAGAGAATGAGCTGGTCGTCCAGGTGTCgatgaaacaggaaatggagCTGGCCATGAAACTTCTGGAGAAAGACATTCATGAAAAGCAG GACACACTCATCGGACTGAGACATCAACTTGATGAAGTCAAAGCCATCAACGTAGAAATGTACCAGAAGATGCAG TCTTCTGATgaggagatgaagaagaagaacgaCGTGATCACTCGTCTGGAGGAGaagaccaatcagatcactgccACCATGAAGCAGCTGGAACAAAG TGATAAGGATCTGCTAAGTCAGACCAGAACGCTTGCTATGTCATTTGTTAAGTGTGccagcacagacacagagcacCAGTACAAGCTAGTCAAGGACATCTCCTTCTGA
- the LOC125882108 gene encoding uncharacterized protein LOC125882108 — protein sequence MNTVEKKLADLIREHPNLYDQTRRDYKDNLKGHLSWRDIADNMGKSEEEVKLKWKNLRDKFCKAKKRMAKRNFPQLTDEENPVERPVPVLYNQLAWLSAYVKPRVDASTGEADEVAGSGDDIEKERDKDEKEQHCPMPVVSTSYSLAESCSNNHQEMGVSLKRRRQTTTDTEISSADGLTNLRDEDELFLLSLLPSLKRLTIKKRMEVRMKFQQVLYAAEFED from the exons ATGAACACTGTGGAAAAGAAGCTGGCGGATTTAATCCGTGAACACCCGAATCTGTACGACCAGACACGGCGGGACTACAAAGACAACCTGAAGGGGCATCTGTCGTGGAGGGATATCGCAGACAACATGGGGAAGTCGGAAGAGGAGGTGAAGCTCAAGTGGAAAAACCTACGTGATAAGTTCTGTAAGGCGAAGAAGCGAATGGCCAAGAGAAACTTCCCTCAGCTAACAGACGAGGAGAACCCGGTGGAGAGGCCCGTCCCGGTGCTGTACAACCAGCTGGCCTGGCTCAGCGCATATGTCAAACCCAGGGTCGACGCTAGCACAGGGGAGGCCGACGAG GTAGCTGGAAGCGGTGATGACATAGAGAAAGAGCGAGATAAAGACGAGAAGGAGCAGCACTGTCCCATGCCTGTCGTTAGTACGAGCTATTCTCTCGCGGAGTCCTGTTCAAACAACCATCAGGAGATGGGAGTCTCTCTGAAACGCAGAAGGCAAACCACCACGGACACTGAGATAAGCTCTGCAGATGGGCTCACCAACCTCAGAGATGAAGATGAACTGTTTCTGCTCAGCCTTCTGCCTTCACTGAAGAGACTGACCATTAAAAAAAGGATGGAGGTACGGATGAAATTCCAGCAAGTGCTCTACGCTGCAGAGTTTGAGGACTAA